From Pseudomonas sp. stari2, a single genomic window includes:
- the rplU gene encoding 50S ribosomal protein L21: MYAVIVTGGKQYKVAEGEYLKIEKLEVATGESVTFDRVLLVANGDDVNIGAPVVAGATVKAEVISQGRHDKVRIIKFRRRKHHMKRMGHRQWFTEIKITGIQA, from the coding sequence ATGTACGCAGTAATCGTTACCGGCGGTAAGCAATACAAGGTCGCTGAAGGTGAATACCTGAAGATCGAAAAACTGGAAGTCGCTACTGGCGAATCCGTGACTTTTGACCGCGTTCTGTTGGTCGCCAATGGCGACGACGTGAATATCGGCGCACCTGTTGTTGCTGGCGCAACCGTCAAGGCTGAAGTGATCTCCCAAGGTCGTCACGATAAAGTCCGCATCATCAAGTTCCGTCGCCGTAAGCACCACATGAAGCGTATGGGCCACCGCCAGTGGTTCACCGAGATCAAAATCACCGGTATTCAGGCTTAA
- a CDS encoding TIGR00645 family protein produces MERFIENAMYATRWLLAPIYIGLSLGLLALALKFFQEVFHVIPNVFSMAESELILVLLSLIDMALVGGLLVMVMISGYENFVSELNIDEGKEKLSWLGTMDSSSLKMKVAASIVAISSIHLLRIFMDAKNVDPQHLMWYVIIHMTFVVSAFAMGYLDKLTKH; encoded by the coding sequence ATGGAACGCTTTATCGAAAATGCAATGTACGCCACGCGCTGGCTGCTGGCGCCGATCTACATCGGGCTGTCCCTCGGACTGCTGGCGCTGGCATTGAAATTCTTCCAGGAAGTGTTTCATGTCATTCCCAACGTGTTCTCCATGGCCGAGTCCGAACTGATTCTGGTGCTGCTGTCGCTGATCGACATGGCGCTGGTCGGCGGTTTGCTGGTGATGGTGATGATTTCCGGCTACGAGAACTTCGTCTCCGAACTGAACATCGACGAAGGCAAAGAGAAACTCAGCTGGCTGGGCACCATGGACTCCTCGTCGCTGAAAATGAAAGTGGCGGCATCGATCGTGGCAATTTCCTCGATCCACCTGCTGCGGATCTTCATGGACGCCAAGAACGTCGATCCCCAGCATCTGATGTGGTACGTGATCATCCACATGACCTTTGTGGTCTCGGCGTTTGCCATGGGTTACCTGGACAAGCTCACCAAGCACTGA
- the cgtA gene encoding Obg family GTPase CgtA — MKFVDEVSIRVKAGDGGNGCMSFRREKFIENGGPNGGDGGDGGSIFMMADENLNTLVDYRYTRHFEAERGSNGGSTDCTGKKGEDLILRVPVGTTIIDSATQEVIGDLTKSGQKLMVVQGGWHGLGNTRFKSSTNRAPRQTTPGKPGEQRDLKLEMKVLADVGLLGLPNAGKSTFIRSVSAAKPKVADYPFTTLVPNLGVVSVDRWKSFVIADIPGLIEGASDGAGLGIRFLKHLARTRLLLHLVDMAPLDESSAPDAAEVIVNELIKFSPSLAERDRWLVLNKCDQILEEEHEERVKEIVERLQWEGPVYVISAIAKEGTERLTRDIMRYLEDRADRLANDPAYKEELADLDQRIEDEARAQLQALDDKRALRRSGVKSVHDIGDDDWDEEDVDDEDGPEIIYVRD, encoded by the coding sequence ATGAAGTTTGTTGATGAAGTATCGATCCGCGTAAAGGCTGGCGACGGCGGCAATGGTTGCATGAGTTTCCGTCGGGAAAAATTCATTGAAAATGGTGGCCCGAACGGTGGTGACGGTGGCGACGGCGGTTCCATCTTCATGATGGCCGACGAAAACCTCAACACCCTGGTGGATTACCGTTACACCCGTCACTTCGAGGCTGAGCGCGGTTCCAACGGCGGCAGCACCGACTGCACCGGCAAGAAGGGCGAAGACCTGATCCTGCGCGTGCCGGTTGGTACCACGATCATCGACTCGGCTACCCAGGAAGTCATTGGTGACCTGACCAAGTCCGGTCAGAAGCTGATGGTGGTGCAGGGTGGTTGGCATGGTCTGGGCAACACCCGTTTCAAATCCAGTACCAACCGTGCGCCGCGTCAGACGACGCCGGGCAAGCCGGGCGAGCAGCGCGACCTGAAACTGGAAATGAAAGTTCTGGCTGACGTCGGTCTGCTGGGACTGCCGAACGCCGGTAAAAGTACCTTTATCCGTTCCGTTTCGGCCGCCAAGCCGAAAGTCGCCGATTACCCGTTCACTACCCTGGTGCCAAACCTGGGTGTGGTCAGTGTCGACCGCTGGAAAAGCTTCGTCATTGCCGACATTCCGGGGCTGATCGAAGGTGCTTCCGACGGCGCTGGTCTCGGTATCCGTTTCCTCAAGCACCTGGCGCGTACCCGCCTGCTGCTGCATCTCGTGGACATGGCGCCGCTGGATGAAAGCAGTGCGCCGGATGCCGCTGAAGTGATTGTCAACGAGCTGATCAAGTTCAGCCCGTCGCTGGCTGAGCGTGATCGCTGGCTGGTGTTGAACAAGTGCGACCAGATCCTCGAAGAGGAGCACGAAGAGCGCGTCAAGGAAATCGTTGAGCGTCTGCAGTGGGAAGGTCCGGTCTACGTGATCTCGGCCATCGCCAAAGAAGGCACTGAGCGCCTGACGCGCGACATCATGCGTTATCTGGAAGATCGCGCCGATCGCCTGGCCAATGACCCGGCCTACAAGGAAGAGCTGGCCGACCTCGATCAGCGCATCGAAGACGAAGCTCGTGCCCAGTTGCAGGCGCTGGATGACAAGCGTGCCCTGCGTCGCAGCGGCGTGAAGTCGGTCCATGACATTGGCGACGATGACTGGGACGAAGAAGATGTGGATGACGAAGACGGTCCGGAAATCATTTACGTGCGTGACTGA
- a CDS encoding polyprenyl synthetase family protein produces the protein MQPQAFYRAVADDFSAVDGIIKKQLTSRVPLVSKIGDYITSAGGKRLRPLLVLLCGKALGREGDDMRLLAATIEFLHTATLLHDDVVDMSGMRRGRSTANAMWGNAPSVLVGDFLYSRSFEMMVELGSMPVMKILSQATRIIAEGEVLQLSKVRDASTTEETYMEVIRGKTAMLFEASTHSAAALAGATAEQSEALRTFGDHLGVAFQLVDDLLDYKGDAETLGKNVGDDLAEGKPTLPLIYTMREGTPEQAALVRQAIQKGGIEDLESIRIAVEASGSLEYTAQLARDYVARAIKCLDALPASEYRDALVELSEFAVARTH, from the coding sequence ATGCAACCCCAAGCTTTCTACCGCGCGGTGGCGGACGATTTTAGCGCCGTCGACGGCATCATCAAGAAGCAGCTGACTTCCCGAGTGCCGCTGGTATCGAAAATCGGCGATTACATCACGTCGGCCGGCGGTAAACGCCTGCGTCCTTTATTGGTGCTGCTGTGTGGCAAGGCCCTGGGTCGCGAAGGCGACGACATGCGTCTGCTGGCCGCCACCATCGAATTCCTGCACACCGCCACCCTGCTGCATGACGACGTGGTCGACATGTCCGGCATGCGCCGTGGCCGTTCGACCGCCAACGCCATGTGGGGCAATGCCCCGAGCGTGCTGGTTGGCGACTTCCTGTACTCGCGCTCGTTCGAAATGATGGTCGAACTGGGCTCGATGCCGGTGATGAAGATCCTGTCCCAGGCCACGCGCATCATCGCCGAAGGCGAAGTGCTGCAGCTGTCCAAGGTTCGCGATGCCAGCACCACCGAAGAAACCTACATGGAAGTCATCCGCGGCAAAACCGCGATGCTCTTCGAAGCCTCGACCCACAGCGCCGCGGCGCTGGCCGGTGCCACCGCCGAGCAGAGCGAAGCCCTGCGCACCTTCGGTGATCACCTGGGCGTGGCGTTCCAATTGGTCGACGACCTGCTCGACTACAAGGGCGACGCCGAAACCCTGGGCAAGAACGTCGGTGACGATCTGGCCGAAGGCAAGCCGACCCTGCCGCTGATCTACACCATGCGCGAAGGCACGCCAGAGCAAGCCGCACTGGTACGCCAGGCGATCCAGAAAGGTGGGATCGAAGACTTGGAAAGCATCCGCATCGCCGTGGAAGCGTCCGGTTCGCTGGAATACACCGCACAACTGGCCCGCGATTACGTGGCCCGTGCGATCAAGTGCCTCGACGCGCTGCCGGCCAGCGAATACCGCGATGCACTGGTTGAACTGAGCGAGTTCGCGGTCGCCCGCACGCACTGA
- a CDS encoding FKBP-type peptidyl-prolyl cis-trans isomerase yields MSEVNLSTDETRVSYGIGRQLGDQLRDNPPPGVSLDAILAGLTDAFAGKPSRVGQEELSASFKVIREIMQAEAAAKAEAAAGEGRAFLAENAKKDGITTLASGLQFEVLTQGEGAKPSREDTVRTHYHGTLIDGTVFDSSYERGQPAEFPVGGVIAGWTEALQLMNAGSKWRLYVPSELAYGAQGVGSIPPHSVLVFDVELLDVL; encoded by the coding sequence ATGTCCGAAGTAAATCTGTCCACCGACGAAACCCGCGTCAGCTACGGCATCGGCCGTCAGCTGGGTGACCAGCTGCGCGACAACCCGCCACCGGGTGTCAGCCTGGACGCCATCCTGGCCGGTCTGACCGACGCATTCGCCGGCAAGCCAAGCCGTGTGGGTCAGGAAGAGCTGTCCGCCAGCTTCAAGGTGATCCGCGAGATCATGCAAGCCGAAGCTGCTGCCAAGGCTGAAGCCGCCGCTGGCGAAGGTCGTGCGTTCCTGGCTGAAAACGCCAAGAAAGACGGCATCACCACGCTGGCTTCCGGTCTGCAATTCGAAGTGCTGACTCAGGGTGAAGGCGCCAAGCCATCCCGTGAAGACACCGTGCGTACTCACTACCACGGCACGCTGATCGACGGCACTGTGTTCGACAGCTCCTACGAGCGTGGCCAGCCTGCAGAATTCCCGGTTGGCGGCGTGATCGCTGGCTGGACCGAAGCCCTGCAACTGATGAATGCCGGCAGCAAATGGCGTCTGTACGTGCCGAGCGAGCTGGCTTACGGCGCTCAAGGCGTTGGCAGCATTCCGCCGCACAGCGTTCTGGTGTTCGACGTCGAGCTGCTCGACGTTCTGTAA
- a CDS encoding DUF4105 domain-containing protein, with amino-acid sequence MLKRLAWLALCVCAPLSAAPHINPQRLQQLANDRFWISLGHYETAKLGGWRSYVSDKKFFLAADGNEHPDHELAATVQALYAPVSLGGQHAQCVYPARTRWLKDQLNLTDLPSPDCSEFKKWFKDVSPHSAVMIFPAAYLNSPSSMFGHTLLRIDQADVQSDKTSLLSYAINFGAYIEGSDNSILYAWKGLMGGYPGLFALVPYQEKLSEYRSLENRDLWEYRLNLTQAETARMVEHVWELKQIQFDYFFFDENCSYRLLELLQVARPSLRLTEQFPLTAIPTDTVKAVKEAGLVEHIEYRPSRERELLSRAEPLTGEEQDWVLKVSADQQQLQDPAFKALPRDRQALIVDAAYRLERYRANGQERDPQRAQRSFELLRAINKNPAPELQIPQPGLPEDGHESRTWQAGLGTRGDRAFGEYGLRMAYHDLNDNAESFPLGAQIEILQMKLRQYEGNHWQFQQLDLATIRSLTPRNALLQPLSWQVTGGLERVPGKHDDETLVSHVNGGGGGTWALGDDVLGFALGTVRVEHNNDFAEFVSPAGGFNTGVLWKNPLGNLSVEAKGDYFFNGEVRRSLSLNQQWELSRNLGLRLSAQREFSHLATPETEVMLEVKWYHY; translated from the coding sequence ATGCTCAAACGCCTTGCCTGGCTGGCGCTGTGTGTCTGCGCCCCGCTATCCGCCGCGCCCCACATCAACCCTCAACGTTTGCAGCAACTGGCCAACGATCGCTTCTGGATTTCCCTCGGCCACTACGAAACCGCCAAGCTCGGCGGCTGGCGCAGTTACGTCAGCGACAAGAAGTTCTTCCTGGCCGCCGACGGCAACGAGCACCCCGACCACGAACTGGCCGCCACCGTCCAGGCGCTGTATGCCCCGGTCAGTCTCGGTGGGCAACACGCCCAGTGCGTCTACCCGGCGCGCACCCGCTGGCTGAAAGATCAACTCAACCTGACCGACCTGCCATCGCCGGACTGCTCCGAATTCAAGAAATGGTTCAAGGACGTCTCGCCCCACAGCGCGGTGATGATTTTCCCGGCGGCCTACCTCAACAGCCCGTCGTCGATGTTCGGCCACACCCTGCTGCGCATCGACCAGGCTGACGTGCAAAGCGACAAGACTTCGCTGCTCAGTTACGCGATCAACTTCGGCGCCTACATCGAAGGCTCGGACAACAGCATCCTGTACGCCTGGAAAGGCCTGATGGGTGGCTATCCGGGACTGTTCGCGCTGGTGCCGTATCAGGAAAAACTCTCGGAATACCGCAGCCTGGAAAACCGCGACCTGTGGGAATACCGGCTCAACCTGACGCAAGCCGAAACCGCACGCATGGTCGAGCATGTGTGGGAGCTGAAGCAGATTCAGTTCGACTACTTTTTCTTCGATGAAAACTGCTCCTATCGTCTGCTCGAACTGTTGCAGGTCGCCCGTCCGAGCCTGCGCCTGACCGAGCAATTCCCGCTGACCGCGATCCCGACCGACACCGTCAAAGCCGTGAAGGAAGCCGGACTGGTCGAGCACATCGAATACCGCCCGTCCCGCGAGCGTGAATTGCTCAGCCGCGCCGAACCCCTGACCGGCGAAGAACAGGACTGGGTGCTGAAAGTCAGTGCCGACCAGCAACAATTGCAGGACCCGGCCTTCAAGGCCCTGCCCCGTGACCGGCAAGCGCTCATCGTCGACGCCGCGTATCGACTGGAACGTTACCGCGCCAACGGCCAGGAGCGTGATCCGCAGCGAGCGCAGCGCAGTTTCGAACTGCTGCGGGCGATCAACAAGAACCCGGCACCGGAGCTGCAAATCCCGCAGCCGGGGCTGCCCGAGGACGGGCACGAGTCCCGCACCTGGCAGGCCGGTCTCGGCACCCGAGGTGACCGCGCGTTCGGCGAGTACGGCTTGCGCATGGCCTACCACGATCTCAACGACAACGCCGAGAGTTTCCCCCTCGGCGCGCAGATCGAAATCCTGCAAATGAAGCTGCGCCAGTACGAAGGCAATCACTGGCAGTTCCAGCAACTGGATCTGGCGACCATCCGCTCACTGACGCCGCGCAATGCGCTGTTGCAGCCACTGTCGTGGCAAGTCACCGGAGGTCTGGAGCGGGTGCCGGGCAAGCATGACGACGAAACCCTGGTCAGCCATGTCAACGGTGGCGGCGGTGGAACCTGGGCGCTGGGTGACGATGTACTGGGTTTTGCCCTCGGCACCGTGCGCGTTGAACACAACAATGATTTCGCCGAATTCGTTTCCCCCGCAGGCGGTTTCAACACCGGCGTGTTGTGGAAAAACCCGTTGGGCAATCTCAGTGTGGAGGCCAAGGGCGATTACTTCTTCAATGGCGAAGTGCGCCGCAGCCTGAGCCTGAACCAGCAGTGGGAGTTATCCCGCAATCTCGGCCTGCGCCTCAGCGCCCAGCGTGAATTCAGCCATCTGGCAACACCTGAGACCGAGGTGATGCTTGAGGTGAAGTGGTATCACTACTGA
- a CDS encoding DUF3015 domain-containing protein encodes MKRILLGTLFTAVSINAMAQAPGGPDCGWGNMLFEGQRGTPAHFLASTTNGTSGNATFGMTSGTNGCSTNASLTYGGKSWFAMNGMMNELSEDMAKGNGEALTTYAVVLGVAPEDRAHFAAVTHEHFQQIFSKADVTAEDVHTNTLAVLKADPRLAKYATQA; translated from the coding sequence ATGAAACGGATTCTTCTCGGTACTCTCTTCACCGCTGTATCCATCAACGCCATGGCTCAGGCGCCAGGCGGCCCGGATTGCGGTTGGGGCAACATGCTGTTCGAAGGTCAGCGTGGCACCCCGGCTCACTTCCTGGCATCCACCACCAACGGCACCTCCGGCAACGCGACGTTCGGCATGACGTCCGGCACCAACGGTTGCTCCACCAACGCCTCGCTGACCTATGGCGGCAAATCCTGGTTTGCCATGAATGGCATGATGAACGAGCTGTCCGAAGACATGGCAAAAGGCAACGGCGAAGCGCTGACGACCTATGCCGTGGTACTGGGCGTGGCGCCGGAAGACCGTGCGCACTTCGCCGCCGTCACTCACGAGCACTTCCAGCAGATCTTCAGCAAGGCTGACGTGACCGCCGAAGACGTGCATACCAACACCCTGGCCGTTCTGAAAGCAGACCCTCGTCTGGCCAAGTACGCGACTCAGGCTTAA
- a CDS encoding zinc ribbon domain-containing protein YjdM encodes MSTLPPCPKCNSEYTYEDGTQLVCPECAHEWSAGGEAEVASDDAVKKDSVGNILQDGDTITVIKDLKVKGTSLVVKVGTKVKNIRLCDGDHDIDCKIDGIGPMKLKSEFVRKV; translated from the coding sequence GTGAGCACGTTGCCACCCTGCCCGAAATGCAATTCCGAATACACCTACGAAGACGGCACCCAACTGGTGTGCCCGGAGTGCGCCCACGAGTGGTCTGCCGGCGGCGAAGCCGAAGTGGCGTCCGATGATGCCGTGAAGAAAGATTCGGTCGGCAACATCCTGCAGGACGGCGACACCATCACCGTGATCAAGGACCTGAAGGTCAAGGGCACCTCGCTGGTGGTCAAGGTCGGCACCAAGGTCAAAAACATCCGTCTGTGCGACGGCGATCACGACATTGACTGCAAGATCGACGGCATCGGCCCGATGAAACTCAAATCCGAGTTCGTCAGAAAAGTCTGA
- a CDS encoding Lon protease family protein, protein MPDPVAASLRLAPEALTRPFSAEQFSFTTTNDLEPFRGVLGQERAVEALQFGVAMPRPGYNVFVMGEPGTGRFSFVKRYLKAEGKRLQTPADWVYVNNFDEPREPRTLELPSGTAGAFIGDINGLIDNLLSTFPAVFEHPSYQQKKSAIDRAFNQRYDKALDIIERLALEKDVALYRDSSNIAFTPMLEGKALDEAEFAQLPEAERERFHEDISGLEERLNEELASLPQWKRESSNQLRQLNEETITLALQPLLSPLSEKYAENAAVCGYLQAMQVYLLKTVVEQLVDDSKTDAVARKLLEEQYSPSLMVGHPFSGGAPVVFEPHPTYENLFGRIEYTTDQGALYTTYRQLRPGALHRANGGFLILEAEKMLGEPFVWDALKRALQSRKLKMESPLGEMGRFATVTLNPQFIPLNVKVIIIGARSLYYTLQDLDPDFQEMFRVLVDFDEDIPMVDESLEQFAQLLKTRTSEEGMAPLTADAVARLATYSARLAEHQGRLSARIGDLFQLVSEADFIRHLANDEMTDAGHIERALKAKATRTGRVSARILDDMLAGIILIDTDGAAVGKCNGLTVLEVGDSAFGVPARISATVYPGGSGIVDIEREVNLGQPIHSKGVMILTGYLGSRYAQEFPLAISASIALEQSYGYVDGDSASLGEACTLISALSKTPLKQCFAITGSINQFGEVQAVGGVNEKIEGFFRLCEARGLTGEQGAIIPHANVATLMLDEKVLAAVRAGQFHVYAVRQADEALSLLVGEPAGEPNEEGEFPEGSVNARVVERLRVIAEMISEEDLKEAEKELAQEALAEAKPA, encoded by the coding sequence ATGCCTGATCCTGTTGCTGCCAGCTTGCGTCTAGCGCCCGAAGCGCTGACCCGTCCGTTTTCCGCTGAACAGTTCAGCTTCACTACCACCAATGATCTGGAGCCCTTTCGCGGTGTGCTTGGCCAGGAACGTGCGGTCGAAGCCTTGCAGTTCGGTGTGGCCATGCCACGCCCCGGTTACAACGTATTCGTCATGGGCGAGCCTGGCACCGGCCGTTTCTCGTTCGTCAAACGCTACCTGAAGGCAGAAGGCAAACGCCTGCAGACCCCGGCGGACTGGGTCTACGTCAACAATTTCGATGAACCGCGCGAACCCCGCACCCTGGAGTTGCCGTCGGGCACCGCCGGTGCGTTCATCGGTGACATCAACGGCTTGATCGACAACTTGTTGTCGACTTTTCCCGCCGTGTTCGAACACCCGTCCTACCAGCAGAAGAAAAGCGCCATCGACCGCGCCTTCAACCAGCGTTACGACAAGGCGCTGGACATCATCGAGCGTCTGGCCCTGGAAAAAGACGTCGCCCTGTACCGCGACAGCAGCAACATCGCGTTCACCCCGATGCTCGAAGGCAAGGCGCTGGACGAGGCTGAATTCGCCCAGTTGCCGGAAGCCGAGCGTGAGCGTTTCCACGAAGACATTTCCGGTCTCGAAGAGCGCCTGAACGAAGAGCTCGCCAGCCTGCCGCAGTGGAAGCGTGAATCGAGCAACCAGTTGCGTCAGCTCAACGAAGAAACCATCACCCTGGCCTTGCAGCCGTTGCTTTCGCCGCTGTCGGAAAAGTACGCAGAAAACGCGGCGGTCTGCGGTTACCTGCAAGCGATGCAGGTCTACCTGTTGAAAACCGTGGTTGAGCAACTGGTGGACGACAGCAAGACTGATGCAGTGGCGCGCAAACTGCTGGAAGAGCAATACTCGCCGAGCCTGATGGTCGGGCATCCGTTCAGCGGCGGTGCGCCAGTGGTGTTCGAGCCGCATCCGACCTATGAAAACCTGTTCGGCCGCATCGAATACACCACTGATCAGGGCGCGCTCTACACCACGTATCGCCAGTTGCGTCCGGGGGCGTTGCACCGCGCCAACGGTGGGTTCCTGATCCTTGAAGCGGAAAAAATGCTCGGCGAGCCGTTCGTGTGGGATGCGCTCAAGCGCGCCCTGCAATCGCGCAAGCTGAAAATGGAATCGCCACTGGGCGAGATGGGCCGTTTCGCCACCGTGACGCTCAATCCGCAGTTCATTCCGTTGAATGTCAAAGTCATCATCATCGGTGCGCGGTCGCTGTATTACACGCTGCAGGACCTCGATCCGGACTTCCAGGAGATGTTCCGTGTCCTGGTGGACTTTGACGAAGACATCCCGATGGTCGACGAAAGCCTGGAACAATTCGCCCAGTTGCTGAAAACCCGTACTTCGGAAGAAGGCATGGCGCCGTTGACCGCCGATGCGGTGGCGCGTCTGGCGACTTACAGCGCGCGTCTGGCCGAGCACCAGGGGCGTTTGTCGGCGCGGATCGGTGATCTGTTCCAACTGGTCAGCGAGGCGGATTTCATCCGGCATCTGGCCAACGATGAAATGACTGACGCCGGCCACATCGAACGCGCCCTGAAGGCCAAGGCCACTCGCACCGGCCGGGTGTCGGCGCGGATTCTCGATGACATGCTGGCGGGGATCATCCTGATCGATACCGACGGCGCAGCGGTCGGCAAGTGCAATGGCCTGACCGTGCTCGAAGTCGGCGACTCGGCGTTCGGTGTGCCGGCGCGGATTTCCGCCACGGTGTACCCGGGCGGCAGCGGTATCGTCGACATCGAGCGCGAGGTCAACCTTGGCCAGCCGATTCACTCCAAGGGCGTGATGATCCTCACCGGGTATCTGGGCAGCCGCTACGCCCAGGAATTCCCGCTGGCGATTTCCGCGAGCATCGCGCTGGAGCAATCCTACGGCTACGTCGATGGCGACAGTGCGTCGCTGGGTGAGGCCTGCACGCTGATCTCGGCCTTGTCGAAAACTCCGCTCAAACAGTGTTTCGCAATCACCGGTTCCATCAACCAGTTCGGCGAAGTGCAGGCGGTGGGCGGGGTCAACGAGAAGATCGAAGGTTTCTTCCGCCTCTGTGAAGCGCGCGGGCTGACGGGCGAGCAAGGCGCAATCATTCCTCACGCCAACGTCGCCACGCTGATGCTCGACGAGAAAGTACTGGCCGCAGTCCGGGCCGGACAGTTCCACGTTTACGCGGTGCGTCAGGCTGACGAAGCGCTGAGCCTGCTGGTTGGCGAGCCTGCCGGTGAGCCGAACGAGGAAGGCGAATTCCCGGAAGGCAGCGTCAACGCGCGGGTCGTGGAGCGCCTGCGAGTGATTGCCGAGATGATCAGCGAAGAAGACCTGAAAGAAGCCGAGAAGGAACTGGCGCAGGAGGCGCTGGCCGAGGCCAAACCGGCTTAA
- a CDS encoding DUF6482 family protein — translation MNLQELNAFAIARKVDELNLISMEGGIYLLEARMHGAAYPLSDPQGKMLMLRSVEHARDVLHNFPVLPFNLVHTSVHDEMCGLGASGEESLKVPLAWRSAL, via the coding sequence ATGAACCTGCAAGAGTTGAATGCGTTTGCCATCGCCAGGAAGGTCGATGAGCTGAACCTGATCTCCATGGAGGGTGGAATCTACTTGCTCGAGGCGCGGATGCACGGCGCGGCGTACCCGTTGAGCGATCCCCAGGGCAAGATGCTGATGCTGCGTTCGGTGGAGCATGCCCGGGATGTGCTGCACAACTTTCCGGTGCTGCCGTTCAACCTGGTCCACACCTCGGTGCACGATGAAATGTGCGGTCTTGGCGCCAGCGGTGAAGAAAGCCTGAAAGTGCCGCTGGCCTGGCGTTCGGCACTGTAG
- a CDS encoding GreA/GreB family elongation factor, with protein sequence MSRAFVNEDNAAAQADQPVERQVSTQPNYVTPQGLVQLQTKVAELQTLHAEQSAKGEQADKQRLADLERDLRYFNQRVGSAQVALAPTSTDKVQIGSWVTYADEHATERRVQLVGEDQADAANGLINWASPLGRALLGARLNDEVLWQRPAGNQLIEVIRIDLP encoded by the coding sequence ATGAGCCGTGCTTTCGTCAACGAAGACAACGCCGCCGCGCAGGCCGATCAGCCAGTCGAACGGCAGGTCAGCACTCAACCCAATTACGTCACGCCGCAAGGGCTTGTCCAGTTGCAGACGAAAGTCGCCGAACTGCAGACGTTGCACGCCGAACAGTCTGCCAAGGGCGAGCAAGCCGACAAGCAGCGACTGGCCGACCTCGAACGGGATTTGCGTTATTTCAATCAACGGGTCGGCAGCGCCCAGGTCGCGCTCGCCCCGACCTCGACCGACAAGGTGCAGATCGGCAGCTGGGTGACTTACGCCGATGAACACGCCACCGAGCGCCGGGTGCAACTGGTCGGCGAAGATCAGGCCGATGCGGCCAACGGCCTGATCAACTGGGCCTCACCGCTAGGCCGTGCACTGCTCGGTGCCCGGCTCAACGACGAAGTGCTGTGGCAGCGCCCGGCCGGCAATCAACTGATCGAAGTGATCCGAATCGATCTGCCTTAA
- the rpmA gene encoding 50S ribosomal protein L27: MAHKKAGGSTRNGRDSEAKRLGVKMYGGQVIKAGNIIVRQRGTQFHAGYGVGMGKDHTLFAKIEGVIKFEVKGAFGRRYVSVVAA; the protein is encoded by the coding sequence ATGGCACACAAAAAAGCTGGTGGTAGTACCCGTAACGGTCGCGACTCAGAAGCCAAACGCCTTGGCGTGAAGATGTATGGCGGCCAGGTCATCAAGGCCGGCAACATCATCGTGCGTCAGCGCGGCACCCAATTCCACGCTGGCTACGGCGTTGGCATGGGTAAAGATCACACCCTCTTCGCGAAAATCGAAGGCGTGATCAAGTTTGAAGTAAAAGGCGCCTTCGGTCGTCGTTACGTGAGCGTTGTCGCAGCCTAA